Proteins from one Thermobifida alba genomic window:
- a CDS encoding PTS sugar transporter subunit IIA, giving the protein MLAVLAPVTGVAVGLARVPEPTFAQGLVGPGTAIDPRRELQEAVAPITGRIVSFHPHAFVVRSAHGKGVLVHLGINTVRLPLIRGFELLAAQGQDVTAGQPLIRWNPAEVVASGVSPIVPIVALDADGDVISRPVSGEVRRGALLFRWA; this is encoded by the coding sequence GTGCTTGCGGTACTCGCCCCCGTGACGGGGGTGGCTGTGGGGCTCGCCAGGGTCCCCGAACCGACGTTCGCGCAGGGGCTGGTCGGTCCGGGAACCGCCATCGACCCCCGGCGGGAGCTCCAGGAGGCGGTCGCCCCGATCACCGGTCGGATCGTCAGCTTCCACCCGCACGCCTTCGTCGTGCGCAGCGCCCACGGCAAGGGCGTCCTGGTCCATCTGGGGATCAACACGGTCCGGCTCCCGTTGATCCGGGGATTTGAACTTCTGGCCGCCCAGGGCCAGGATGTCACGGCCGGACAACCGTTGATCCGGTGGAACCCCGCCGAGGTCGTGGCGAGCGGAGTTTCCCCGATCGTGCCGATCGTGGCCCTGGACGCCGACGGCGACGTCATCTCGCGTCCGGTCAGCGGCGAAGTCAGACGAGGAGCACTGCTGTTTCGATGGGCGTGA
- a CDS encoding acyl-CoA dehydrogenase family protein, giving the protein MDFELSPKAKDYLANLQEFMDEHVYPAEPVYHAWRRAAGPDNHELPPVMEDLKAEARRRGLWNLFLPDVGGLSVLDYAPLAELTGRSSLAPQALNCSAPDTGNMEVLHMFGTPEQRKRWLEPLLDGRIRSAFAMTEPDVASSDATNICTSIVRDGDEYVINGRKWWISGAADPRCEIFIVMGKTDPEAAPHRQQSMILVPRDTPGVKVLRSLPVFGYQDQEGHCEIEFHDVRVPAENLIAGEGDGFMIAQARLGPGRVHHCMRALGKAERALELMVRRATSRVAFGKPLSEQGVVQQQIAESRLEIEQARLLVLKTAWMIDKYGAKAARNEIAAIKVAAPRAAVAVIDRAIQVHGGAGVSDVVPLAEMYAGARAMRIFDGPDEVHLRSLARREIKRYS; this is encoded by the coding sequence ATGGACTTCGAACTCAGCCCCAAGGCCAAGGACTATCTGGCCAACCTCCAAGAGTTCATGGACGAGCACGTCTACCCGGCGGAGCCCGTCTACCACGCCTGGCGCCGCGCGGCGGGCCCCGACAACCACGAGCTCCCCCCGGTGATGGAGGACCTCAAGGCCGAGGCGCGCCGCCGCGGACTGTGGAACCTGTTCCTGCCGGACGTGGGCGGACTCAGCGTTCTCGACTACGCCCCGCTCGCCGAGCTCACCGGCCGCTCCAGCCTCGCCCCGCAGGCGCTCAACTGCTCCGCCCCGGACACCGGGAACATGGAGGTGCTGCACATGTTCGGCACCCCCGAGCAGCGGAAGCGGTGGCTGGAGCCGCTGCTGGACGGCAGGATCCGCTCGGCCTTCGCGATGACCGAACCCGACGTCGCCTCCTCCGACGCCACCAACATCTGCACCTCGATCGTCCGCGACGGCGACGAGTACGTGATCAACGGGCGCAAGTGGTGGATCAGCGGCGCGGCGGACCCGCGCTGCGAGATCTTCATCGTGATGGGCAAGACCGACCCAGAGGCCGCCCCCCACCGCCAGCAGTCCATGATCCTGGTCCCGCGCGACACCCCCGGCGTGAAGGTGCTGCGCTCCCTGCCGGTCTTCGGCTACCAGGACCAGGAGGGCCACTGCGAGATCGAGTTCCACGACGTCCGGGTGCCGGCGGAGAACCTCATCGCGGGCGAGGGCGACGGCTTCATGATCGCCCAGGCCCGCCTCGGCCCCGGCCGCGTCCACCACTGCATGCGGGCCCTGGGCAAGGCCGAGCGCGCCCTGGAGCTGATGGTGCGCCGCGCCACCAGCCGGGTCGCCTTCGGCAAGCCCCTGTCCGAACAGGGCGTCGTCCAGCAGCAGATCGCCGAGTCGCGGCTGGAGATCGAACAGGCCCGCCTGCTGGTGCTCAAGACCGCCTGGATGATCGACAAGTACGGGGCCAAGGCCGCGCGCAACGAGATCGCCGCGATCAAGGTGGCCGCGCCCCGCGCCGCGGTGGCCGTCATCGACCGGGCCATCCAGGTCCACGGCGGCGCCGGCGTGAGCGACGTGGTGCCGCTGGCGGAGATGTACGCCGGAGCGCGTGCCATGCGGATCTTCGACGGCCCCGACGAGGTGCACCTGCGCTCGCTGGCCCGCCGCGAGATCAAGCGGTACTCCTGA
- a CDS encoding ComF family protein: protein MTILSVLTEWTAALGDLVLEQRCAGCGSAGGPVCAVCADVIDQGPWRCRSRRGCPPVWAAGPYAGRGRAVLLAFKNGGRRALAGRLADGLAAAVRAAAPTAERISLVPVPGRGAATRERGYDPVRTLGAAAAARLRAQGVAARMVCPLRYARTTRDQVGLDAAARWANLAGAMRVRSRGGVPPAGGATVVVDDVLTTGATLAEAVRALGAAGVRVAGAAVVAERGPRERGEDGHTGREAALGSFPPGRRSGGVLREPPASRWKTVPDNWPISG from the coding sequence ATGACGATCCTCTCGGTCCTCACGGAATGGACGGCGGCACTGGGCGACCTGGTGCTGGAGCAGCGCTGCGCCGGATGCGGGAGCGCCGGCGGGCCGGTCTGCGCGGTGTGCGCGGACGTGATCGACCAGGGGCCGTGGCGCTGCCGCTCCCGGCGCGGCTGCCCGCCGGTCTGGGCCGCCGGCCCGTACGCCGGCCGCGGCCGCGCGGTCCTGCTGGCGTTCAAGAACGGCGGCCGCAGGGCGTTGGCGGGGCGGCTGGCCGACGGGTTGGCCGCCGCGGTGCGGGCGGCCGCGCCCACGGCGGAGCGGATCAGCCTCGTCCCCGTGCCGGGGCGGGGCGCGGCCACCCGGGAGCGCGGCTACGACCCGGTGCGGACGCTGGGCGCGGCCGCGGCGGCCCGGCTGCGCGCGCAGGGGGTGGCGGCCCGCATGGTGTGCCCGCTGCGCTACGCCCGCACCACCCGCGACCAGGTGGGCCTCGACGCGGCGGCGCGGTGGGCGAACCTGGCCGGGGCCATGCGGGTGCGGTCCCGCGGTGGGGTGCCTCCCGCGGGAGGCGCGACCGTCGTCGTCGACGACGTGCTCACCACCGGCGCCACGCTGGCGGAGGCGGTCCGGGCGCTGGGCGCGGCGGGGGTCCGGGTGGCCGGTGCGGCGGTGGTGGCGGAGCGCGGTCCGCGGGAGCGGGGTGAGGACGGCCACACCGGGCGGGAGGCGGCGCTCGGGTCCTTCCCACCGGGGCGCCGGAGCGGGGGAGTTCTCCGCGAACCTCCGGCAAGTCGTTGGAAGACAGTACCTGACAACTGGCCGATCTCGGGCTAG
- a CDS encoding HAD family hydrolase has protein sequence MGVRQAGTGGTPRAALFDLDGTLINSEPRSVAVWAKVLRARGVDPDEALLRRFMGRRGRDVITELSHLFPGESLDDIFADLWRYGQDPDLPRVEQLPQSVAFLHHLHSRGVPFALVTSAGRHWAESTLESLGVRAMFRGLVTADDVTVGKPHPEGYLNGARILGHDPEHIVVFEDTPAGIEAGRSAGMRVVGITTTHPPQALTRADLVVDHLTQVAWPQLVLRDPDAPRSTLAGQA, from the coding sequence ATGGGCGTGAGACAAGCCGGGACCGGGGGGACGCCGCGGGCGGCCCTGTTCGACCTCGACGGGACCCTGATCAACAGCGAGCCGCGCAGCGTCGCCGTGTGGGCCAAGGTGCTGCGGGCCCGCGGCGTCGACCCGGACGAGGCGCTGCTGCGCAGGTTCATGGGGCGGCGCGGCCGGGACGTGATCACCGAACTCTCCCACCTGTTCCCGGGGGAGTCCCTGGACGACATCTTCGCCGACCTGTGGCGGTACGGTCAGGACCCCGACCTGCCGCGGGTGGAGCAGCTGCCCCAGTCGGTCGCCTTCCTGCACCACCTGCACTCCCGGGGCGTGCCGTTCGCCCTGGTCACCTCCGCGGGACGGCACTGGGCCGAGAGCACCCTGGAATCGCTGGGCGTCCGCGCGATGTTCCGCGGCCTGGTCACCGCGGACGACGTCACCGTGGGCAAGCCGCACCCCGAGGGATACCTCAACGGGGCCCGCATCCTCGGCCACGACCCCGAGCACATCGTGGTCTTCGAGGACACCCCGGCGGGGATCGAGGCGGGCCGCAGCGCCGGCATGCGGGTCGTCGGCATCACCACCACCCACCCGCCGCAGGCCCTGACCCGGGCCGACCTGGTGGTGGACCACCTGACCCAGGTGGCCTGGCCGCAGCTGGTCCTGCGCGACCCGGACGCCCCCCGGTCCACGCTGGCCGGGCAGGCGTGA
- a CDS encoding response regulator translates to MSGSPPTRLESIKVLVVDDHAFFRRGLVSVLAEEPDIDVVGEAGDGEEAVARAAALRPDVVLLDVRMPKAGGIDACAGIRNAVPEAKIVMLTMSDEEEDLFEALKAGATGYLLKEISVVELPEAVRAVSNGQSFINPSMATKLIGEFTALARREDERGRTQPTATPRLTGRETEVLRLVARGLNNRDIADRLYISDNTVKNHVRNILEKLQLHSRTEAAVYAIREKFLDADDTDTGGGSSRGR, encoded by the coding sequence GTGAGCGGGAGTCCCCCCACCCGACTGGAATCCATCAAGGTGCTCGTCGTCGACGACCACGCGTTCTTCCGGAGAGGGCTGGTCTCCGTCCTGGCCGAGGAGCCCGACATCGACGTGGTGGGGGAGGCCGGGGACGGTGAGGAGGCGGTCGCCCGGGCCGCCGCGCTCCGCCCCGACGTCGTGCTCCTGGACGTGCGCATGCCCAAGGCGGGAGGCATCGACGCCTGCGCGGGGATCAGGAACGCCGTTCCCGAGGCCAAGATCGTGATGCTCACGATGAGTGACGAGGAGGAGGACCTCTTCGAGGCGCTCAAGGCCGGTGCGACCGGCTACCTGCTCAAGGAGATCTCGGTGGTCGAGCTCCCCGAGGCGGTGCGCGCGGTCTCCAACGGCCAGTCCTTCATCAACCCCTCCATGGCCACCAAGCTCATCGGCGAGTTCACGGCACTGGCCCGCAGGGAGGACGAGCGGGGGCGCACCCAGCCCACGGCGACACCCCGGCTGACCGGTCGGGAGACCGAGGTGCTGCGCCTGGTCGCACGGGGGTTGAACAACCGCGACATCGCGGACCGGCTCTACATCTCGGACAACACCGTCAAGAACCACGTCCGCAACATCCTGGAGAAACTCCAGTTGCACTCGCGGACCGAGGCCGCCGTCTACGCGATCCGGGAGAAGTTCCTGGACGCCGACGACACCGACACGGGAGGCGGCAGCTCCCGCGGCAGGTGA
- the secA gene encoding preprotein translocase subunit SecA, whose translation MPGILDRVLRAGEGKVLRRLKKLKDQINSIEDDFVDLSDAELRELTDEYKQRLKDGEELDDLLPEAFATVREAAKRTLGQRHFDVQLMGGAALHFGNIAEMKTGEGKTLTATLPVYLNALTGKGVHVVTVNDYLARRDAETMGRIYQFLGLEVGVISPEMSQADRRKAYEADITYGTNNEFGFDYLRDNMARSIDNCVQRGHHFAIVDEVDSILIDEARTPLIISGPAEQNSRWYTEFAKIAPRLRRDVDYEVDEKKRTVGITESGVAKVEDWLGIENLYEAVNTPLISFLNNAIKAKELYRRDKEYIVKDGEVLIVDEFTGRVLRGRRYNEGMHQAIEAKEKVKIKDENQTLAKITLQNYFRLYEKLAGMTGTAATEAAEFHQTYKLGVVPIPTNKPMIREDLRDVVYKTEEAKFEAVVEDIAECHEKGQPVLVGTTSVEKSELLSKMLKRRGIPHEVLNAKNHAREAAIVARAGKLGAVTVATNMAGRGTDIMLGGNPDFIAAEELSERGLSPLETPEEYEKAWPEALEKAKKEVEAEHEQVVEAGGLYVLGTERHESRRIDNQLRGRSGRQGDPGKSRFYLSLRDDLMRLFNSERVQMIMDRLNLPDDQPIESGMVTKAIQSAQSQVEQQNFEIRKNVLKYDEVLNRQRKVVYAERRKVLEGADLREQVEGMIDDVLDSYVRSATVEGDPEDWDLDRLWTAFSQVFPVSFTADQLIEENGGDISALTPDIISQRVREDAHEIYERREAEIGEQTMREVERQVILQVMDRKWREHLYEMDYLQEGIGLRAMAQRNPLIEYQREGYDMFQEMLEGIKEESVRFLFNVEVRVNQPQAGGITAASAAATASAIPVVTPDSEKPEEGAAEDSAAEEAPAAGGAPGAEQEKAEKAEADGEKKEPEVVVPGLGGTEKPARLQYTGPSEGGGVEKHTENSEPEYAGTPRNAPCPCGSGKKYKKCHGAPKTRV comes from the coding sequence GTGCCAGGCATACTCGACAGGGTCCTGCGCGCAGGCGAGGGCAAAGTCCTGCGCAGGCTGAAGAAGCTCAAGGACCAGATCAACTCCATCGAGGATGATTTCGTCGATCTCAGCGACGCTGAACTGCGTGAGCTCACCGACGAGTACAAGCAGCGGCTCAAGGACGGTGAGGAGCTGGACGACCTGCTCCCCGAGGCCTTCGCCACCGTTCGCGAGGCGGCGAAGCGGACCCTGGGGCAGCGGCACTTCGATGTGCAGCTCATGGGCGGCGCCGCGCTGCATTTCGGCAACATCGCCGAAATGAAGACCGGTGAGGGAAAGACGCTCACGGCGACACTCCCCGTCTACCTCAACGCGCTCACCGGCAAGGGCGTCCACGTGGTCACCGTCAACGACTACCTGGCGCGTCGCGACGCCGAGACCATGGGCCGCATCTACCAGTTCCTCGGCCTGGAGGTCGGCGTCATCTCCCCGGAGATGTCCCAGGCCGACCGCCGCAAGGCCTACGAGGCCGACATCACCTACGGCACCAACAACGAGTTCGGCTTCGACTACCTGCGCGACAACATGGCGCGGTCGATCGACAACTGCGTGCAGCGGGGCCACCACTTCGCGATCGTCGACGAGGTCGACTCCATCCTGATCGACGAGGCGCGCACCCCGCTGATCATCAGCGGTCCCGCGGAGCAGAACTCCCGCTGGTACACCGAGTTCGCCAAGATCGCCCCGCGGCTGCGCCGGGACGTCGACTACGAAGTCGACGAGAAGAAGCGCACCGTGGGCATCACCGAGTCCGGTGTGGCCAAGGTCGAGGACTGGCTGGGCATCGAGAACCTCTACGAGGCCGTCAACACCCCGCTGATCAGCTTCCTCAACAACGCCATCAAGGCCAAGGAGCTCTACCGCCGGGACAAGGAGTACATCGTCAAGGACGGCGAGGTGCTCATCGTCGACGAGTTCACCGGCCGTGTCCTGCGGGGGCGCCGCTACAACGAGGGCATGCACCAGGCCATCGAGGCCAAGGAGAAGGTGAAGATCAAGGACGAGAACCAGACTCTCGCCAAGATCACCCTGCAGAACTACTTCCGCCTCTACGAGAAGCTGGCCGGCATGACCGGTACCGCGGCCACCGAGGCGGCGGAGTTCCACCAGACCTACAAGCTCGGTGTGGTGCCCATCCCCACCAACAAGCCGATGATCCGCGAGGACCTGCGCGACGTCGTCTACAAGACCGAAGAGGCCAAGTTCGAGGCGGTCGTCGAGGACATCGCCGAGTGCCACGAGAAGGGCCAGCCGGTACTGGTGGGCACCACCAGCGTGGAGAAGTCCGAGCTGCTGAGCAAGATGCTCAAGCGGCGCGGCATCCCGCACGAGGTCCTCAACGCCAAGAACCACGCGCGTGAGGCGGCCATCGTGGCCCGCGCCGGAAAACTCGGCGCCGTCACGGTGGCCACCAACATGGCCGGCCGCGGTACCGACATCATGCTCGGCGGCAACCCGGACTTCATCGCCGCCGAGGAGCTGAGCGAGCGCGGCCTGTCCCCGCTGGAGACCCCGGAGGAGTACGAGAAGGCCTGGCCGGAGGCGCTGGAGAAGGCCAAGAAGGAGGTCGAGGCCGAGCACGAGCAGGTCGTCGAGGCCGGCGGACTGTACGTGCTGGGCACCGAGCGCCACGAGTCCCGGCGGATCGACAACCAGCTGCGCGGCCGTTCCGGCCGTCAGGGCGACCCCGGCAAGTCCCGCTTCTACCTGTCGCTCCGCGACGACCTGATGCGGCTGTTCAACAGCGAGCGGGTCCAGATGATCATGGACCGCCTGAACCTGCCCGACGACCAGCCGATCGAGTCGGGCATGGTCACCAAGGCCATCCAGAGCGCGCAGAGCCAGGTCGAGCAGCAGAACTTCGAGATCCGCAAGAACGTCCTCAAGTACGACGAGGTCCTCAACCGGCAGCGCAAGGTGGTCTACGCCGAGCGCCGCAAGGTGCTGGAGGGCGCCGACCTGCGCGAGCAGGTCGAGGGCATGATCGACGACGTGCTCGACTCCTACGTCCGCTCCGCCACGGTGGAGGGCGACCCGGAGGACTGGGACCTCGACCGCCTGTGGACCGCCTTCAGCCAGGTCTTCCCGGTGAGCTTCACCGCCGACCAGCTGATCGAGGAGAACGGCGGCGACATCAGTGCGCTGACCCCGGACATCATCAGCCAGCGGGTCCGCGAGGACGCCCACGAGATCTACGAGCGCCGCGAGGCCGAGATCGGCGAGCAGACCATGCGCGAGGTGGAGCGCCAGGTCATCCTCCAGGTCATGGACCGCAAGTGGCGCGAGCACCTCTACGAGATGGACTACCTCCAGGAGGGCATCGGCCTGCGCGCCATGGCGCAGCGCAACCCGCTGATCGAGTACCAGCGGGAGGGCTACGACATGTTCCAGGAGATGCTTGAGGGCATCAAGGAGGAGTCGGTCCGCTTCCTGTTCAACGTCGAGGTCCGGGTGAACCAGCCGCAGGCGGGCGGGATCACCGCCGCGTCGGCGGCCGCCACCGCCTCCGCGATCCCCGTAGTCACCCCCGACTCCGAGAAGCCGGAGGAGGGCGCGGCCGAGGACTCCGCCGCCGAGGAGGCCCCGGCGGCCGGAGGGGCCCCCGGGGCCGAGCAGGAGAAGGCCGAGAAGGCCGAGGCCGACGGGGAGAAGAAGGAACCGGAGGTCGTGGTCCCCGGGCTGGGCGGGACGGAGAAGCCCGCGCGGCTGCAGTACACCGGTCCCAGTGAGGGCGGCGGTGTGGAGAAGCACACCGAGAACAGCGAGCCGGAGTACGCCGGCACGCCGCGCAACGCGCCCTGCCCGTGCGGTTCCGGCAAGAAGTACAAGAAGTGCCACGGCGCTCCCAAGACGCGCGTGTGA
- a CDS encoding glycoside hydrolase family 3 protein, translating to MFRRLPVLAGATVLLLTTACGGGDEPRPGERPAQPPDSTDPEAAAAELLAEMSLEEKVGQLFVPVLVGTTAEENADVVERYHPGGFIYFPENLETPEQVAAMSNGLQELAADSGAGVPLFLGVDEEQGLVSRLPFGARFPDAMALGATRDPGMAAELASATAEQLAAVGINLDYAPVADVNVNADNPVIGIRSFGSDPELVGEMAAAEVTAFQEGGVVAVAKHFPGHGDTDVDSHTGLPVIDKSREDWERVDLPPFQRLVEAGVDMIMTAHVLMPQLDGSQEPATLSPDLITGVLREELGYDGVVTTDALNMEGVRQTHDDGEVAVRAVLAGADQLLMPPDLDLAHSAVLAAVREGRISEARLDESVLRVLRLKLRRGLFDAAPADADAAAGVAGNAAHHDAAQRVADASVTLLRNDGGLLPLAEGASVRVLGVGAEEIGAALADLGLAVTDSADGADAVVVGTDGARGDAEQRDLVARARASGAPVVVVAQGTPYDLAALPGIDAYLAVYSSMEVSRTAAARVIAGAVSPSGRLPVDLPGTDLAFGGGLGY from the coding sequence GTGTTTCGACGTCTGCCTGTGCTGGCCGGTGCCACTGTCCTGCTCCTCACGACCGCCTGCGGCGGAGGAGACGAGCCCCGCCCCGGGGAGCGACCCGCGCAGCCCCCGGACTCCACCGACCCGGAGGCCGCGGCGGCGGAGCTGCTGGCGGAGATGAGCCTGGAGGAGAAGGTCGGCCAGCTGTTCGTGCCCGTCCTCGTCGGCACCACCGCCGAGGAGAACGCCGACGTGGTCGAGCGGTACCACCCGGGCGGGTTCATCTACTTCCCCGAGAACCTGGAGACCCCGGAGCAGGTCGCCGCCATGTCCAACGGCCTCCAGGAGCTCGCCGCCGACAGCGGCGCCGGGGTGCCGCTGTTCCTCGGCGTGGACGAGGAGCAGGGCCTGGTCTCCCGGCTGCCGTTCGGCGCGCGCTTCCCCGACGCGATGGCGCTCGGCGCCACCCGCGACCCCGGCATGGCCGCCGAGCTGGCGTCGGCCACCGCCGAACAGCTGGCGGCGGTCGGCATCAACCTCGACTACGCGCCGGTGGCCGATGTCAACGTCAACGCCGACAACCCGGTCATCGGCATCCGCTCCTTCGGTTCCGACCCGGAGCTGGTCGGCGAGATGGCGGCGGCCGAGGTGACGGCGTTCCAGGAGGGCGGGGTGGTGGCGGTCGCCAAGCACTTCCCCGGCCACGGCGACACCGACGTGGACAGCCACACCGGTCTGCCCGTCATCGACAAGAGCCGCGAGGACTGGGAACGGGTCGACCTGCCGCCGTTCCAGCGGCTGGTCGAGGCCGGGGTCGACATGATCATGACCGCGCACGTGCTCATGCCGCAGCTGGACGGCTCCCAGGAGCCCGCGACCCTCTCCCCCGACCTGATCACCGGGGTGCTGCGCGAGGAGCTCGGCTACGACGGCGTGGTCACCACCGACGCGCTCAACATGGAGGGGGTGCGCCAGACCCACGACGACGGCGAGGTCGCGGTGCGCGCGGTGCTGGCCGGGGCCGACCAGTTGCTGATGCCGCCCGACCTGGACCTCGCCCACTCCGCGGTGCTGGCAGCGGTGCGGGAGGGGCGGATCAGCGAGGCGCGGCTGGACGAGTCGGTGCTGCGCGTGCTGCGGCTGAAGCTGCGCCGCGGCCTGTTCGACGCCGCGCCCGCCGACGCGGACGCCGCGGCCGGGGTGGCCGGGAACGCCGCGCACCACGACGCCGCCCAGCGGGTCGCGGACGCGTCGGTGACCCTGCTGCGCAACGACGGCGGCCTGCTGCCGCTGGCGGAGGGCGCGTCGGTGCGGGTGCTGGGGGTCGGGGCCGAGGAGATCGGCGCGGCACTGGCGGACCTCGGGCTGGCCGTCACCGACTCCGCGGACGGCGCCGACGCGGTCGTGGTCGGCACCGACGGGGCACGCGGTGACGCCGAGCAGCGGGACCTGGTGGCGCGGGCGCGGGCCTCGGGCGCCCCGGTCGTCGTGGTGGCCCAGGGCACCCCCTACGACCTCGCCGCGCTGCCCGGCATCGACGCCTACCTGGCCGTCTACTCCTCGATGGAGGTGTCCCGCACTGCTGCGGCCCGGGTGATCGCCGGGGCGGTGTCCCCGTCGGGGCGGCTGCCGGTGGACCTTCCCGGCACCGACCTGGCCTTCGGCGGCGGTCTGGGCTACTGA
- a CDS encoding HPr family phosphocarrier protein — translation MSRAERRVTVVSPVGLHARPAARFVTAASAFDGRVRIARPGGASVPATSMLAVLTLGVRSGEEIVITVEGEGAEELLDRLAEIAATP, via the coding sequence GTGAGCCGCGCCGAGCGCCGGGTCACGGTGGTCTCCCCGGTGGGGCTGCACGCCCGGCCCGCCGCCCGGTTCGTCACGGCGGCCTCCGCGTTCGACGGCCGGGTGCGCATCGCCCGCCCCGGCGGCGCGAGCGTGCCGGCCACGAGCATGCTGGCGGTGCTGACGCTGGGGGTGCGCAGCGGAGAGGAGATCGTCATTACCGTCGAGGGCGAGGGGGCCGAGGAGTTGCTGGACCGGCTCGCCGAGATCGCCGCCACCCCGTGA
- the hpf gene encoding ribosome hibernation-promoting factor, HPF/YfiA family, with the protein MDIIVKGRRTGVSDRFRRHVEHKLAKLHKWDHKDMMNVDVEVSKERNPKLADHRERVELTIRSAGPVIRGEAAADDRYTALDLALDRLEARLRKAADRRKVHKGSRGLVSVAAATAQLPTDNSPLGSVVQPQTAEQRRRESAEPEEEFDGSAVDSEFADEFVELDTKGDASLVVREKFHHAEPMTIDQALMEMELVGHDFYLFRDKEQGSPSVVYRRKGFNYGVLRLME; encoded by the coding sequence GTGGACATCATCGTCAAGGGTCGACGCACCGGAGTCAGCGACAGGTTCCGGCGCCACGTCGAGCACAAGCTGGCCAAGCTCCACAAGTGGGACCACAAGGACATGATGAACGTCGATGTGGAGGTGTCCAAGGAGCGCAACCCGAAGCTCGCCGACCACCGCGAGCGAGTCGAGTTGACCATCCGCTCCGCCGGCCCGGTGATCCGGGGCGAGGCCGCTGCGGACGACCGCTACACCGCTCTGGACCTCGCCCTTGACCGACTTGAGGCCCGACTGCGCAAGGCCGCCGACCGCCGCAAGGTGCACAAGGGGAGCCGCGGGCTGGTCTCCGTCGCCGCTGCCACCGCGCAGCTGCCCACCGACAACTCCCCGCTCGGTTCCGTCGTCCAGCCGCAGACCGCCGAACAGCGCCGCCGGGAGTCGGCGGAGCCCGAGGAGGAGTTCGACGGCAGCGCCGTGGACAGCGAGTTCGCCGACGAGTTCGTCGAACTCGACACCAAGGGCGACGCCTCCCTGGTGGTCCGCGAGAAGTTCCACCACGCCGAGCCCATGACCATCGACCAGGCGCTGATGGAGATGGAGCTGGTGGGGCACGACTTCTACCTCTTCCGCGACAAGGAACAGGGGTCGCCCAGCGTGGTCTACCGGCGCAAGGGGTTCAACTATGGCGTGCTGCGCCTCATGGAATAA